In one Alnus glutinosa chromosome 12, dhAlnGlut1.1, whole genome shotgun sequence genomic region, the following are encoded:
- the LOC133852722 gene encoding uncharacterized protein LOC133852722, with protein sequence MQTLSSHQEVSCDKEGLLPSDILRACSNSRAVFKDSGGSFSAIGVSLGGTSSIVDGVSTPLFPCPPLPPVLRDHVPFSPICSSHVSQPNSLELPPVVPDVSLHPSAAETVASTSGFLSVLGELHSGDGQLEVSGVYLWRILDRMMLWFLIPLLLAMLFSLPHISGNVRNKLAVHLRVLLIQLWLLAKGNRGLQNPRRVGRLFQRNLRLWRWLAPSLACRYESIKLELPRACYMDHVRHRIGFDSMFVVDPVGRSGGLALLWKEAHLLDIYNFSRFHINVVVKADGGIDPWRFTSFYGQPDSTRRMESWALLNHLKPLQPLPWRALEDCELCDLGYIGPQFTWTNGCSDANYTLERLDWGVANSAWFNLFQQASVTVLATSVSDHNPVLVSFAESMEERVLLRRSFKFEAGWMRDEDYGNLVQEAWTGGDFRWGTEIKKVQNEISDMLEREDMRWKQRAKQNWYVNGDRNTKYFQSWANQCRKSNSIRTQPRGVEDFLETLEPRVTEAMNRNLCRPFIEEEVQVAAPTRVTEYRPINLCNVLYKIISKVISNRLKDVLAHIISSEQSAFILGRLITDNVLVAFETLHTMDTRLKGKEGFMAMKLDMSKAYDRLEWDFLESIIRKLRFVDRWIHLIMSCLQTVSYSILLNGQPTGHIVPTRGIRQGDPLSPYLFIICAEGLSSMLKRSSREGAITGVPISRGGTRIQHLLFADDSLIFCPANCMERDHIHWLLGKYEEASGQQINRDKTGLFFSWNTKAAVQGNIVEGTGVSSTGCYEKYLGLPTLIGRSRVSTFNGINDRIWKRINGWKEKFLSHARKEILLKLVIQAIPTYTMSLFRLPRTLCREINSMMGRMWWGHKENLGKIPWMAWNGMGRGKLDGGLGYCDFISFNIAMLAKQAWRLTIFSESLVAKILREKYYPGKDFINSSVGSRPSYDWRSICFAKSLLNDGLIWRIGDGKKIKVKGDKWIPTTHSHKIQVPLPGISPEARVCDFIDYDLNWWNIP encoded by the exons ATGCAGACTTTATCTTCACATCAGGAGGTTAGTTGTGATAAGGAGGGGCTTTTACCGAGCGATATTTTGCGTGCATGTTCCAATTCTCGTGCTGTTTTTAAAGATTCTGGGGGCTCTTTTTCTGCTATAGGGGTTAGCTTAGGTGGCACCTCTTCGATAGTGGATGGCGTGTCCACACCTCTGTTCCCTTGTCCCCCACTACCACCAGTTTTGCGGGATCATGTTCCTTTTTCTCCTATCTGTTCTTCCCACGTCTCTCAGCCGAATTCTCTGGAGTTACCTCCGGTTGTGCCCGATGTATCCTTGCATCCATCGGCGGCAGAAACAGTGGCTTCAACTTCGGGGTTTCTCTCTGTTCTTGGGGAACTTCACTCTGGGGATGGACAGTTGGAGGTTTCGGGAGTTTATCTTTGGAGGATTCTCGATCGGATGATGTTGTGGTTTCTCATCCCTCTTCTGTTGGCCATGTTGTTTTCTCTACCCCATATCTCCGGAAATGTAAGAAACAAGCTAGCCGTACATCTTCGGGTCCTACTCATCCAACTTTGGTTATTGGCAAAAGGAAATCGGGGGCTGCAAAATCCCAGGCGGGTAGGGAGACTGTTTCAAAGAAACTTAAGGCTTTGGCGGTGGTTGGCACCCAGCCTCGCCTGCCGTTATGAATCTATTAAGTTGGAACTGCCGAGGGCTTG TTATATGGATCATGTTCGTCACCGTATTGGTTTTGATAGTATGTTTGTTGTTGACCCGGTGGGCAGAAGTGGTGGTCTTGCTCTTCTTTGGAAGGAAGCTCATCTTTTggatatttataatttttctcgTTTTCATATTAATGTGGTGGTGAAGGCTGATGGGGGTATTGATCCATGGCGTTTTACGAGTTTCTATGGCCAGCCAGATAGTACCCGTCGTATGGAGTCATGGGCTTTGCTTAATCATCTCAAACCTCTCCAACCTTTGCCTTG GAGGGCTTTGGAAGATTGTGAGCTATGTGATCTTGGTTATATTGGTCCACAATTTACATGGACTAATGGTTGCTCTGATGCCAATTATACTCTTGAGAGATTGGATTGGGGCGTGGCTAATAGTGCTTGGTTTAATCTTTTTCAGCAAGCTTCCGTTACTGTGCTAGCTACTTCAGTCTCAGATCACAATCCGGTTCTTGTTTCTTTCGCTGAATCTATGGAAGAGAGGGTTCTTTTGCGGCGCAGTTTTAAGTTTGAGGCTGGTTGGATGAGGGATGAAGATTATGGAAATCTTGTACAGGAAGCATGGACTGGGGGGGACTTTAGGTGGGGAACCG AAATTAAGAAGGTTCAAAATGAAATTTCAGACATGTTAGAAAGAGAGGATATGCGATGGAAGCAGCGGGCTAAACAAAATTGGTATGTTAATGGGGACCGCAATACCAAATATTTTCAATCTTGGGCAAATCAATGTCGAAAGTCCAATTCTATTCGGACG CAGCCTAGGGGAGTTGAAGATTTTTTGGAGACTTTGGAACCGCGGGTTACAGAGGCTATGAATAGGAATTTGTGTCGGCCTTTTATTGAAGAGGAGGTCCAG GTTGCTGCCCCAACCCGTGTTACTGAATATCGGCCGATCAACCTATGTAACGTGCTTTATAAGATTATTTCTAAGGTGATTTCTAACCGACTTAAAGATGTTTTGGCTCATATTATATCCTCGGAACAAAGTGCTTTTATTCTAGGGAGACTAATCACGGATAATGTTTTGGTGGCTTTTGAAACCCTCCACACAATGGATACACGGTTGAAAGGTAAGGAGGGATTTATGGCCATGAAGCTCGATATGAGTAAGGCCTATGATCGGCTAGAATGGGATTTTCTGGAATCCATTATAAGGAAGCTTAGATTTGTCGACAGATGGATCCATCTAATTATGTCTTGCTTACAGACGGTTTCCTATTCTATTCTACTCAATGGTCAACCCACAGGCCACATTGTTCCTACTCGAGGTATTCGCCAAGGTGATCCACTATCCCCTTATCTTTTCATTATATGTGCGGAAGGTTTGAGTTCTATGCTGAAAAGATCTTCTAGGGAAGGTGCAATTACAGGTGTACCTATTTCTAGAGGCGGAACAAGAATTCAACATCTCCTTTTTGCGGATGATAGCCTAATTTTCTGCCCGGCTAATTGTATGGAAAGGGATCACATTCATTGGTTGCTTGGTAAGTATGAGGAGGCTTCAGGGCAACAAATTAACAGGGACAAAACGGGCTTGTTTTTTAGTTGGAATACTAAGGCTGCGGTTCAGGGCAACATTGTAGAAGGGACGGGAGTAAGTTCCACTGGCTGTTATgaaaagtatcttggtcttcccaCTCTTATAGGGAGATCTCGAGTTTCTACTTTTAATGGCATCAATGATCGTATTTGGAAACGTATCAATGGTTGGAAAGAAAAGTTTTTGTCCCATGCCAGGAAGGAAATTCTTCTAAAATTGGTAATTCAAGCGATTCCTACCTACACCATGAGTCTTTTTCGTCTCCCGAGAACCTTATGTCGCGAAATAAATTCCATGATGGGTAGAATGTGGTGGGGTCATAAGGAAAATCTTGGTAAGATTCCGTGGATGGCTTGGAATGGGATGGGGAGGGGTAAGTTGGATGGGGGTCTTGGCTACTGTGATTTCATTAGCTTCAACATTGCCatgcttgccaaacaagcctGGCGTTTGACAATTTTTTCAGAGTCTTTGGTAGCAAAAATTCTACGTGAAAAGTACTATCCAGGGAAAGATTTTATCAATTCTTCTGTAGGCTCTAGACCTTCATATGACTGGAGGAGTATTTGTTTTGCAAAATCATTGCTTAATGATGGTCTGATTTGGAGAATTGGTGATGGCAAGAAGATAAAAGTTAAGGGCGACAAATGGATTCCCACTACTCATTCACACAAGATACAAGTCCCTTTACCGGGCATCAGTCCAGAAGCTAGAGTGTGTGATTTTATTGACTATGATTTGAACTGGTGGAATATACCTTAG